In Methanomicrobia archaeon, the genomic window GTCCGCGAAGGCGTTGGCGGCTACTATCCTGCAGCGAATCGATGCGCTCGCGCTGAGCAGCGTGGGGCAGAAGCTGAGCACGAAGGGGCTGAGCGAGAAGAAGGTGAGAGAGACGCTGGAGATCGCGACAAACCTGCGTAAACGGCTCGTGACGGGCGGACCCGCGAAGAAAGAGGTCCGGCGGATGCTCACACGGCGGAAAACAGACCTGGAGAAGGATGAAAAGACGCGGCAGGACCGGGAAGAGCAGGTCAAGAAGTGCCTTGAGGAGTTGGAGAAAGAGGTGCGGCGCAAGAAGCGCGTGATCAAAGTGATCCGAAAGTCGAATCAGAACGTCGTTGACCTGATTAAGGATATCCGAAAATGAGCTGAACTTCCTGGACTCCCGGGTATCAGCGTGAATTATCGGGCTAAGTTCCGCAGGTAGACAGTGGATTATACTGAATTATACCCGACTGCTGATCGACCCCGGTTATTTCCGGAAATCAGCACGGTTTCTGAAGGAAGAGCCGCATCAACTCCTGCGCCGCCGCATCCAGCACCTTATCCGCGCGTTTTAATGCTGATTGCTCGTCAAAATTACCCCCACGGCCCTCCACGGATGGAGCACGAGAATCGTAGATCGCGAACGGCACGGGCTCTCGCGTGTGCGTGCCCACGGACACGGGTGTGTAGTGATCGGGCATGACCATGATCCGGTAACCACCGCCCGCTCGCACTCCCGCTCGGGAAGCCGCGAATTCCGCTTCCAGGCCCTTTAAGACGGTTCCGACCACCACTGCATCGAACGTCTCGATGGTCTGCACTTTCAGATCGATATCGCCGAGATGCCCGGCTTCGTCCGGTGCCTCGACATGCACGAGCACGAAATCCATCTCCTCGAGGCTGCGGAGCGCGTATTCCGCCTTGCCCCGGTAATTCGTGTCAAAATAACCCGTTGCGCCCGGCACGGTGATCACCTGCAGACCCACAAGCCGCGCAATCCCTTTGATCAGGTCGACACCCGAAATGACCGCGCCCTGCACGCCGTACAGATCAGTAAAAGCGGGCAATACAGGCTTCTGCCCGCCGCTCCAGAGCCAGACCATATTCGCCCGCTTCTCGCCTCGTGCCGCCCGCTGCGCGTTAACGTCATGAGCCTCTAAGACCGCCCTTGAGGCGAGCATGATCTCCCGTAATAGTGCTGCCTTCGGTAGGTGATCGGTGATGGATGCACCAACGATGTCATGTGGCGGCACACCGCCAATCTCCTTTTCCAGAGCAGACGCAGCCGCGGCTGTCTGCGCTTTGAGCACCAGAATGTTCCGGTAGCTTAAACCGGCATGAAAGCTGAGCTCCCAGCC contains:
- a CDS encoding cofactor-independent phosphoglycerate mutase codes for the protein MKYVILIGDGMADYPLSERGSKTALQLAKTPNLDFIARKGSIGLVQTIPHGMTAGSDIATLSILGYDPATYHTGRGPIEAMALQIPLAHDEFAFRCNLITESDGILADFSGGHITTGEARQLIAALNAALRTSWLDSGWELSFHAGLSYRNILVLKAQTAAAASALEKEIGGVPPHDIVGASITDHLPKAALLREIMLASRAVLEAHDVNAQRAARGEKRANMVWLWSGGQKPVLPAFTDLYGVQGAVISGVDLIKGIARLVGLQVITVPGATGYFDTNYRGKAEYALRSLEEMDFVLVHVEAPDEAGHLGDIDLKVQTIETFDAVVVGTVLKGLEAEFAASRAGVRAGGGYRIMVMPDHYTPVSVGTHTREPVPFAIYDSRAPSVEGRGGNFDEQSALKRADKVLDAAAQELMRLFLQKPC